In the Blautia coccoides genome, GATATGTACTCTGGGGGCCATATGCTTCGGGGTTATGGGGAATTTCCGGGGAAAGGAGCTGGCCGGTTTTGTGTTTGCCATGTGCGTTGGGATCATGATCTCCCTTCTCTTGGGAGCCGCGATCGGAGTCAGGAGCAAAGGCCAGATGGCGGCCACTTCCATATCGGTTCCGGTTATGATGATCCTCTCTTTTCTTCCCATGCTTGCCTCATTCAATGAGAAGATTGCCAAGGTGTCAAAATATATCTTCTCACAGCAGGTCAGCAGGATCATGGAGGATATGGGATCACATACAGCAGAGGCGGGCAGCATCATGATCATAGGCGTCAATTTCATTGTTGTGGTGCTGTTTTTTACATTTTGCTACAGGAGATATGGGCTTGAATAGGTATTGTGATAACACGGGTTTGAGAGTATAATAAATGAAAATGCCGGGACGTGTATGAAAATCCATTCCCGACAAGCTTCAGATATATTCCGGGGCAAACAGCGTGGGAATACAGAGGACGGAACAGGCAGAAGCTGTGCTTGTTCTGTCTTTTTTTGAAAAAAAGACAGGCAGGGATCTGCACAATTTGAGGAGGAAAAAGGTATGAAGCTGAATATGACGATTATTTTTGATCATCTGGACAGAGCAGAGGTGACAAAAAAGCGGATCAGCCGCCCCTTTGATTTTTATCTGGATAAGATAGAGATCTGTACAGGAAAAATGTGGCAGGTATCCAGCCTCTGCATAGCAGATGCCAAAAGTCTCCCCGGTGTTCCAGAGACAAAAGACAGCGTATCCCTTATCTGTATAGGACAGCTTCCGGATGCTTATACAGAGATTCCCTGTGAATATATCTGTATAAAGGAGGGGACGGACATCGCCAAGCTGTTCCAGGAAGCAGCAGAGGTTTTCCGGCTGTTTCAAGATATTGAGGTGAGGCTCTTAAGATGTCTTGTGGACCATGCACCTATGAACGAGATAGGAAGAATACTTTTTGAAATACTGGAGAATCCTGTTTCCTTTGCCACGCCTGTATTTCGCATCATGATGTATGTGCCCGGAAAGAACAGCAGTTATAAGAATTTTTCACTGGCTGAAAATACCTATCTTCCGGAAGATGAGTACATGGTGGTGGTCTCAGACCCTGAGTACAAGGCAACCTTAAAGACAAAGATACCCGGAATCTTTTCTGAGAAGATGTACGGGTTTCGGAAGATTTACTGCAACATTTTTCACAGGCAGGAGTATCTTGGGAGACTGGTTGCAGATGAAGTGTACCGTCCCTGCAGAGAAAGTGATCTGTCCTTTTTAATGCTCATATCTGACTATGTGAAAATGGCGTACCTCGACATTTGCCCGGTCAATCTGGGGGAGACAAAGGAGTTTGACCATATGGTGAGGGAACTCACACTTTCCCAGCGGCCTTATCTGGAGGCATATGATCCAATACTCCGGTCTTACGGATGGGAAAAGTCAGATACGTATCTCTATGTCTATCTTTCCAGCTTTTCAGAGAATAACCGTCATTCCAGGCTTGCCGAACACATGCTTTACCTGCATCGGATCCTGGACAGCAACTATACCTTTGTTCACGAAAACCACATTCATCTCATTCTTCGCTACCCAAACGGACAAAACAAAAAAATATATGAAATTTTGGAGAGCTTTGCCGGCCGTCACGATTTTTATATAGGCTGCAGCAGTTGGTTTCATGATTTTGAAAAAACAGGCATGTATTTTCATCAGGCTGTCATTGCTTTTGAGACAGGCAATCAGACGGAACCTTCAAAGAGAGTCTATTTATTTGAAAAATATATTCTGGAGTATATCGTAAAGACTGCCTGTCTGAAGCACAACAAAGAATTTTATATAGCTCCGCCCCTGTCCGCCCTTATGGATTATGACCGGAAGCATGGAACAGAGCTGCTGCACACCCTGAAAATCTGTCTTGAAAACAGCGGCAGGGCAGTCATTGCCCAGGATATTCTGCACGTGCACCGGACCACGTACCTGTACAGGATCAAAAGGATTGAAGAGATCACCGGCTGGCAGCTAAACGATTACAGGACGAGATTATATCTTATGATCCTATTTGAGATGATAGATGCGTGAGGCGGCTGGCATTGCTACAAAATATAGGAAAGAGCCGGAAAAGCTTTCGATGTTATGAGCATTTTATTTTACACTTGCCGATGCTATGATGTAAGCATAAAAAGAAGATCTTCTTTCGGGCCAAGAGATTAGAGGTAATAGAGAAAGGGAGGATTCATATGGTAAGTGTGATAGGAATAGTGGCGGCAATTGCTCTGCTAGTGTTCAAACAGTGGAATATGCTCCTTGTGAGCCTGATCTGTGCTGTCATCGTGGGGCTGACAAGCGGTATTGGATTGTGGGCGATCTTCAGTGATTACTATATGCCCGGGCTGGTGGGATTTTTCGGTTCGTGGTTTTTGATCTTCACCATCGGCGCGGTATATTCTGAGTTCATGTCACGTTCCGGTTCTGTTTCAGCCATTGCGTATAAGCTGGTGGATGTATTTGGAAAAGAAAAGATACTGCTGGTAATGTTTATTGTGTGCTGCCTGCTGAATCTGGGCGGGGTAAACCCTTATGTGCAGATATTTATTGTATGGCCTATGGCAGTGGTGCTGTCAAAGGAATTCAATATCAACAGAGGAATCTGGCTCTCTGTTTTTTATCTGGGATTGTTTACCGCACAGCTTTTTCCGGGAAATCCCAGTATGGTAAATACTGTGGTGTCCCAGATACTGGAAGTGTCCGCAGGGACAGTGCCGTTTATCTGTCTGGCAATGTTTCTGCTCTATGCGGCAGCAGGATATTTTATAATCAGAAGGACAGAAAAACGATGGGAGGAAAAAGGACGCAGATATGTGGAGACAGAGTCAGACAGGCAAATGGTGAAACCGGAACGTGATGATCTTCCGGGACTGGCGGCAGCGCTGACTCCTATGATTCTGGTGATCCTTTTGTATACCGGCCTGACGTCCGGATGGTTTGCTTTTGCCGGCATTCAGAGGCTTGCGTCCTCTAACAGTATCCTGGCATCCATGGGAACAGCCTGCATTGTGTGTTATCTGCTGAATCTGAAAAAGCTCAGGGGCAGTGAGAAGGATATTATATTTAAAGGTATGGCCGGTGGGCTGAGTCCCACCTTTGCCGCTGCGGTAATTGCCGGTTTTCTGGGCGTTATCACCGGCTCTCATGGATATCAGCTTTTTACCCAGGCTGTTCAGGATGTAGGAGGCAATCCGTATATGCAGTGTCTCATAGCGGGAAGTGTAACGGGATTTATTACAGGAGGAGGCGCTGTGACCGCTCAGACCGTTTTAGGAACCTTTGGCGCGGGATGGCTGGCAAATCCTTCTGTAAACACAGGTCTGCTGCGACAGATAACTGTGGCAAATACAGCGGGGGGCATCACATTATCCCCGCACTCAGGCGGACTGCACGGAGTTATGGGGTTTGCGGGAACGGATTTGAAAGAATCTTATCCGGCCTGCATAACCAGCGTTATCCTTCCGTCAATTGTCATTAATATTATTTTTTCGGCCATTGCGGTATTTATGTAAAAGGAGGAATGGAATATGGCAGAGAACATGGTACTGGACTGGATGAAATTCAGCAGCTCAGTAAGCGGCGAGGCAGCGGAGAAAGAGAACTATCTGAAAGTCATCCGGGGAGAAGAACCGGACTGGGTCCCTTTATATTTTGATGCCTGCGACTGGGTATTTACTGGGTTTATGCTGGACTATGTAAATAAAGAGAGAAAATTCGATATTTTCAATGTGGAGTGGGAAATACACGAGGCAGGCAAGATGCCAAAGCCAAACAGAAGGCTGCTGGAGGACGTGACAAAATGGAGAGATTTTGTGAATTTCCCGGACACATCAAAAATTGACTGGGAGCAGATGGCAGCAGAAGCCTTAAAAATACATGATCCCAACAAGGCCATGGGCTACAGGACAGACGGATGCGGGGGCAACTTTTTCATTCCTCTCATGAACATGATGGGATTTGAGGAGGGGCTATGCGCGCTTTTGGAGGAACCGGAGGCAGTGGATGAGCTGTTTGAAGCGGTTACTGTGCTGACGGAGGAGGCTATGCGGCATCTGATCCCCATTTATAAACCGGATGTGGTGATCATTGATGATGATATGGCTTCTGCCACCAATCTTTTTATCTCCCTGGAGACGTTCAGGGCCAGGTTCCGCCCCTTTTACCAGAGGCTCATAGATGTGGCAAAGGAATTTGAACTGCCTGTTGAACTTCATATGTGCGGGTGCTGTGAAAAGGTCATACCGGATTTTGTGGAAATGGGAGTTAATATCTGGCAGCCGGCTCAGGTTATGAACGATCTGAAAGGGATCAAAGCCAGGTATGGAAATCGTCTTGTCCTAAACGGCGGCTGGGATTCTCAGGGAAAGGCCGGAATGCCCGGGGCATCCCAGGAGACTGTACGGCAGTCCGCGAGAACGGCCATTGATCAATTTGCAGAGGGCGGCGGCTATGTGTTCTGGGATTTAAGCCCGGTGGGACAGTCAGAGGATATGCAGAAAAAAATCGCCTGGTTGGAGGATGAGGCCAGAACCTATGGCAGGAAGTATTATCATAAGGAAAAATAGAAAAGCTAAGACTGTTGTGAATAAGTAGAGATGGAGGCAGAACTCCATCTCTTTTTATAATGTGTGGATGCCGGAATCCGCGATTTTTAAAAATTCTTCCATAGCTCTTGTCACATACCGGGAGCGTTTGTGATAGAAGTAAATATTCCGCTGGGAAATTTCCGGTTCCAGTTTATAAAAGACGATCCTGGAGT is a window encoding:
- a CDS encoding GntP family permease, with amino-acid sequence MVSVIGIVAAIALLVFKQWNMLLVSLICAVIVGLTSGIGLWAIFSDYYMPGLVGFFGSWFLIFTIGAVYSEFMSRSGSVSAIAYKLVDVFGKEKILLVMFIVCCLLNLGGVNPYVQIFIVWPMAVVLSKEFNINRGIWLSVFYLGLFTAQLFPGNPSMVNTVVSQILEVSAGTVPFICLAMFLLYAAAGYFIIRRTEKRWEEKGRRYVETESDRQMVKPERDDLPGLAAALTPMILVILLYTGLTSGWFAFAGIQRLASSNSILASMGTACIVCYLLNLKKLRGSEKDIIFKGMAGGLSPTFAAAVIAGFLGVITGSHGYQLFTQAVQDVGGNPYMQCLIAGSVTGFITGGGAVTAQTVLGTFGAGWLANPSVNTGLLRQITVANTAGGITLSPHSGGLHGVMGFAGTDLKESYPACITSVILPSIVINIIFSAIAVFM
- a CDS encoding helix-turn-helix domain-containing protein, yielding MKLNMTIIFDHLDRAEVTKKRISRPFDFYLDKIEICTGKMWQVSSLCIADAKSLPGVPETKDSVSLICIGQLPDAYTEIPCEYICIKEGTDIAKLFQEAAEVFRLFQDIEVRLLRCLVDHAPMNEIGRILFEILENPVSFATPVFRIMMYVPGKNSSYKNFSLAENTYLPEDEYMVVVSDPEYKATLKTKIPGIFSEKMYGFRKIYCNIFHRQEYLGRLVADEVYRPCRESDLSFLMLISDYVKMAYLDICPVNLGETKEFDHMVRELTLSQRPYLEAYDPILRSYGWEKSDTYLYVYLSSFSENNRHSRLAEHMLYLHRILDSNYTFVHENHIHLILRYPNGQNKKIYEILESFAGRHDFYIGCSSWFHDFEKTGMYFHQAVIAFETGNQTEPSKRVYLFEKYILEYIVKTACLKHNKEFYIAPPLSALMDYDRKHGTELLHTLKICLENSGRAVIAQDILHVHRTTYLYRIKRIEEITGWQLNDYRTRLYLMILFEMIDA
- a CDS encoding ABC transporter permease, with product MDGRKICAVWKKQVKDTLKNKVILIQFIMFPMLTAVMQNAMDIQGMPKNYFVTLFATMYIGMAPLTAMAAIISEEKECNTLRVLLMSNVKAGEYLLGTGGYVFMICTLGAICFGVMGNFRGKELAGFVFAMCVGIMISLLLGAAIGVRSKGQMAATSISVPVMMILSFLPMLASFNEKIAKVSKYIFSQQVSRIMEDMGSHTAEAGSIMIIGVNFIVVVLFFTFCYRRYGLE
- a CDS encoding uroporphyrinogen decarboxylase family protein — translated: MAENMVLDWMKFSSSVSGEAAEKENYLKVIRGEEPDWVPLYFDACDWVFTGFMLDYVNKERKFDIFNVEWEIHEAGKMPKPNRRLLEDVTKWRDFVNFPDTSKIDWEQMAAEALKIHDPNKAMGYRTDGCGGNFFIPLMNMMGFEEGLCALLEEPEAVDELFEAVTVLTEEAMRHLIPIYKPDVVIIDDDMASATNLFISLETFRARFRPFYQRLIDVAKEFELPVELHMCGCCEKVIPDFVEMGVNIWQPAQVMNDLKGIKARYGNRLVLNGGWDSQGKAGMPGASQETVRQSARTAIDQFAEGGGYVFWDLSPVGQSEDMQKKIAWLEDEARTYGRKYYHKEK